AATGCGCCGAGAAGCTGCAGCGGGAAATCGAGACGCTGCGGCCCACGCACATGTCCTGCTTCATGGGATTTGCCGGAATCGGCCGCTCCCAGACGCTCGCCTCGATGGAGCGCTTCGGCTACGAGGTCATCCCCCAGCTCAAGGGCCTCGTCGAGACGCGTCACGCCCCATGAGCATCGGCTGGTGTTCGCGTGGATGGCCGGATCAAGTCCGGCCATGACGGAACCGTCGCAGATCGGGAGGCGGCGGTTGCGCCACCCTCGACCGTCATGGGCGGACTTGATCCGCCCATCCACGCGAACGCAACCAGTGCAGGGGCTTTCGCAACCCGGCCGGGACGAATGACTGCCAGCACCTATGTTCGCGTGGATGGCCGGGTCAAGCCCGGGGCCATGACGCTCTGCGTTGGTTATCTCCGGATGACGCATTAGCTGATCTAATCCTGGCGCGTGAAGCAAAATCAGGTGAACTGTCGATTAGAAGAGAACGTTTGAGAGCCGACGGCAGTTCGGACAAGTTGTTCCTGCGATCGAGATCGCACAGGGCGCCCGATGCGCCAGGTTGACCATAGCTCAGGGCATGATCCGGTGAATGCAATGATGGCTGCCGCCAGGCGCAAGACCAGAGACAGTTTCGTCGAGCCCGCCGCCTTTCGCTCCGCCATGCGCGAGCTCGCAGCCGGCGTCACCATCGTCACGTCGGGCGTCGGCCTGCACCGTCGCGGCCTGACGGCGACGGCCGTGTGCTCCCTGTCCGTCGAGCCTCCGACCCTGCTGGCCTGCATCAATCGCGAGGCCGAATGCCACCGCGTCATCCTGGAGCACGGCATGTTCTGCGTGAACGTGCTGGGCGCCGCCGGCGAGGCGCTCGCGGCGCGCTTTGCCGGGCGCGATGGGGTTCGAGGCGCCGAGCGCTTCCTTCACGGCGACTGGGGCACGCTCACGACAGGCGCGCCGGTGCTCGGGAACGCCGTCGCCGCCTTCGACTGCTCCCTGCTCGAAGTCCTGGATGGCGGCACCCACTCCATCTGCATCGGCCGGGTCGAAGCCGTCGCCGTCGGCGCGAGCCAGCCGGCGCTGGTGTACCGGGCCGGCCTGTTCGCCCATGTCCATCCGGCCGGCGCGGTGGCCTCGCGAACCGAAAGCAAAGCGCAGGAAACGCCATGACCAGGCTTCCCCGACTTCAGAACGTGTTCTACGGCGTGACCGACATGCCCCGTGCACGCCGCTTCTATGAGGCGCTGTTCGCACCCGCGCTGAAATATGCCGATGGCGAACGCTGGATCCAGTATGATGCGGGCGGCTCGCCTTTCGCGCTTGCCGGCGCCGGCGAGGCGCATGCGAGCATGATGGGGGCTGCCGCGGTGTTCGAGGTCGGCGACCTCACGGCCTGCGAGGCGCTGGTTTCGCAGAGCGGCGGAACGGTCCTCGAAGCGCGCGACATGGGCGCCCACGGCACGACCCTGGTGGTGCGTGATCCGGAGGGGAATGTCGTGCACCTGTGGTCTCGCGCGCCGCGCGCGAACGCCGTCGCCTGACTCGAGGACGCGATGAGCCTGAACACCAGCGCAAGGGGCGTCTACGCCATCGCGCCCACGCCCTTCCATGCGGATGGACGCATCGACCACGGCTCCATCGACCGCATGACCGACTTCTATGCCGAGGCCGGCTGCAGCGGCATCACGGTGCTCGGCCTCATGGGGGAGGCGCCGAAGCTCGAGCCCGAGGAATCCGTGGCGATCGCCGAGCAGGTGATCCGCCGGTCCACGCTGCCCGTCGTCGTCGGCGTCTCCGCCCCCGGCTTTGCCCCGATGCGCCGTCTGGCGCGACGCAGCATGGAGAGCGGCGCGGCCGGCGTGATGATCGCACCGCCCCCTGCGCTGCGCAGCGACGAGCAGATCGTCGGCTATTTCAGTCAGGCAGTGGAGGCGATCGGCACGGACATCCCGTGGGTCCTGCAGGACTATCCCCTGTCCCTCGGCGTCGTGATGAGCCCGGGCGTCATCGCACGCATCGTTGCCGAGATCCCGTCCTGCGTGATGCTCAAGCACGAGGATTGGCCGGGACTGGAGAAGATTTCGACGCTTCGCTCGTTGCAGGCGACGGGCCGGATGCGCGCGCTGTCCATCCTGTGCGGGAACGGCGGCCTCTTCCTCGACCTCGAAACCGGGCGCGGGGCGGATGGCGCCATGACCGGCTATTCCTTCCCGGAGGCGCTGGTCGACCTGGTGCGGCTGGCCGCGGCCGGCGAGCGCGACCGGGCCCACGATCTCTTCGACGCGCATCTGCCGCTGATCCGGTGCGAGCAGCAGCCATCCATCGGCCTGGCGGTGAGGAAATACCTCTTGATGCGGCGCGGCATCCTGGCCTCCGACACGCAGCGCAAGCCGTCGGTCTGCCTCACCGCGCGCGCCATCGCCGAGATCGACTATCTCGCCGCGCGGCTCGCGCGCCACGACGAGCGGGCAGGGGTGTTCCTGCAGGGGTAGCGCCTGCGATCGGCGCAGCTCTGCGCCGATCGCAAGGACGACGCCCGCCGTCGCACCCTCGGCCCCGCGGTCTCCGGCCGGCGGCAGCGGGCGCTGGCGCTGGCAAGGCCCGCCCTCGCCGGCGGGCGTCGACCATCCGACCATGCCTGCCGCCGGCCGAACGCTCGACGGTGAAGGGAGCGATGCCGGCCGCTCCGGTCCGGCGCTCAGAGCTTCGAGCCGCCGTCGACCCGGATCGTGTCGCCGGTGATCCAGCGGGCCTGATCGGAGGCGAGGAAGGCGATGACGCCGCCGACATCGTCAGGCTCGGCGAGACGCTTCAGGGCCTGGATGCCGAGCGTGAAGTCGCGTCCCGCCTCGGTCCTGGTGAAGCTCGACATGTCGGTCTGGACGACGCCGGGCGCCACGGCGTTGACACGGATGCCGCGCGGCCCCAGCGCCGCCGCGAAATGCCTGACGAGCGTGTCGACGGCGCCCTTGGTCGCGGCATAGGCGTAGAGCGTGCCGACGGCGGCCCGCGCGGCCAGCGACGAAACGAGCACGATGCTGCTGCCTTCGTGCAGGATCGGGAGAAGCTGCTGGACGAGGAAGAAGGGTGCGCGGACATTGACCGCGAACAGACGGTCGAAATCCTCGACCGTGGTCTCCTCGATCGAGGCCGCCTTCGAGACGCCGGCGTTGGCGACCAGGATGTCCAGGCGGTCGCCGACGACGGCGCGAACCCGGCTTGCGAGCCCGTGGGGCCCATCGGGCGCGGCGAGGTCGGCTGCGAGGGCATCGGCGCGGCCGCCGGCCCGGCGGATCTCCGCGACGACGGCCTCCGCCTCCGCCTTGGCCTGGCCGTAGTGGACGAGGACCTGCGCGCCACCCTCGGCGAGGGCCAGGGCCGCGGCACGGCCGATGCCGCGCGAGGCGCCGGTGACGAGAGCCGTCTTTCCCGAAAGCGTGGTCATGGTCGACGTCTCCTGGGGCTGGTCATTGCGGGTGTCCTCGGCTCCGGCACCATGCCTCACCGGCATGCATCGCCGCGGCGGATCGCGGACGGCCGGCGGTGGTGCGATGCCCGTCTGCCTTGCTGAAAAGAGCGTAGCCATTCGCCCTTTCCCGCGGAAAGACTTTGTGAGTCCATGGTCATGCCTGCTGGGTATGACTTGCCCGTCGCGATCGCGGATTGGAAGGCGTGCGGGACGGCGTCCGCGAGTTCAGGACCTGCCCCGGCATTGCGGCCCGGAGCGTGACGCCGCGGCCATCGATCGCGTCGAGGTACGTGACGACCGCCTTCGCGTCCTCCCCGCCGTGCCGGCACGAACGGGCTCGTCTTGCCGGCGGCCTGCGTTCGTGTCCATGTATCGGATGCATCAATCGCCGCGGACCGGGCAGGGCCGGTCCGCTCCGGGAGGAGCCGCGGGTCTTGATCAAGGACACTTTCGCCCTCCGTCTCTACACGCGGGTCGCCCGCCTCGGCAGCTTCTCGGCGGCTGCCCGGGAATGCGGGCTTTCGCAATCCCAGGCCTCCCGCATCGTCGCCGATCTCGAGGCCGAGCTCGGCGTGAGGCTGCTGTCGCGCACCACGCGCGCCGTCGTGCCGACGGAAGCGGGGAGTGAGTTCCTGGCCCGCGTCGAGCCCATCCTGGCGGCGCTGGACGAGGCGGAGCACAGCGTTCGCGAGGGCGGCGAGCTGCGTGGGCTCGTCAGGATGAGCATGCCGACCAGCTTCGGCATTCGTGACGTCATTCCCCGTCTCGCCGCCTTTGCGGACCGGTATCCCGACCTGCATATCCAGATCCAGCTGGCCGACCGGCGGCAGGATCTCGTGAGGGAGCCGTCGATGTCGCGCTGCGGCTCGGCCGTCTGCCCGATTCGACCGCGACGGCAAAGCTCATCGCCATGATCCCGCGCGTCGTGGTGGCTTCGCCCGGCTATCTCGCCCGCCGCGGCATGCCGGAGACGCCCGAGGATCTCGTCCGGCACCGCATCGTCGGCGGCTCGGCAGCCGCCGTGCCGACGGCCTGGCGGTTCGAGCGGGACGGCCGGGACGCCGCGATCAAGCTCGAGCCGCATTTCTCGACCGACGAGAACGAAGGGGCCATTGCCGCGGCCGTGGCCGGCTTCGGCATCACCTCGACAAGCGGCTGGGCGTGCCGGCGCGAGCTGGAGGACGGCTCCCTCGTGCGCCTGCTGCCCGCGTGGACATTGGCAGGCATCCCGGTCCACGCCTATTTCCCGATGGGGCGTGCGACGCGCGCCGCGGCGCGCGCGGCCATCGATCACCTCGTCGCGGCTTTCGAGCGGATGCCGTCCGACATGCCGCCCTGAGCCTTCTCGTCCTCGCGTGGCGGAGCGTGCGACCGGCAGGCAAGCCCGGCCATTGATGCGTAAGATGCATAGAAACTAGCAGAAATCCGGTGCTACCGCATCGGGTGGCCGCGGACGATTCTCTCTCGCGACAAGAGCCGGCACGGGGCTTCCGCCCACCGCCGACGCAACCGGAGAAAGGGCCGTCCATGCCCAGGACCACACCGGAACAGAACAAGGCGCTCGTCCTCGAAGCCTTCGACACGCTGTTCAACAGGCGGGACTATGCCGCTGCCGAGCGCTTCTGGTCGGATCGCTACATCCAGCACAGCGCCCATATCGCGCCCGGCCGCGAGGGCCTGTTCAGCCTGGTCCGCACGCTGCCCGCCACGCTGAAATACGAGAACCAGCTCATCCTCGCCGAGGGCGATCACGTGATTGCGCATGGCCGGTTCTCAGGCAATGGCCGGGTGGCCGCCTGGGTCGCCGCCGACGTCGTCCGCATGGAGGACGGCAAGCTCGCAGAGCATTGGGACGTGCTCCAGGACGAGGCGACCAGGGCTCAATCGGTGAGCGGGTTGCCGATGTTCGGCGACCGCTTTCCGGGCTGACCGTCCCGTCACCGACCTTCAGGAGACATGCCATGAAGCTCACGGGCAACACCATCTTCATCACCGGCGGCGGATCGGGCATCGGCCGCGGCCTCGCCGAGGCACTGCACGAGCGCGGCAACACCGTGATCATCTCCGGCCGCCGGCGCGCCAATCTCGACGCGGTCGTCGCCGCCAACCCCGGCATGGCCGCGGTCGAGCTCGACATTGCCGATCCCGCCAGCATCGACGCCGTTGCCGCCGGGCTGATCGCCGACCATCCCGATCTCAATGTCCTCATCAACAATGCCGGCATCATGCTGCCGGATCAGGCCGCCGGACGGATCGACGACAAGCTCCTGGTCGACACCGTGACCACCAACCTGGTGGGGCCGATCCGCATGACGTCGGCGCTGGTCGAGCACCTCAGGGCCAGGAACGACGCCGTCATCGCCTACACCAGCTCCGTCCTGGGCTTCGTCCCGATGGCGGCCACGGCGGTCTATTCGGCGACGAAGGCGGCCCTGCATTCCTATGCGCTGTCGCAGCGCTTCCTGCTGAAGGGGACAGGCGTGCGCGTGCTCGAGATCGCGCCGCCCTGGGTGCGCACCGACCTCATGAACAGCCGCGAGGCCGAGGAGGCCATGCCGCTCGACCAGTTCATCGCGCAGACCATGGCCGTGCTCGGCACGGATGCCGACGAGATCCTGGTGGAGGGCGCGAAGGCCTTCAGGGCCAATGTCGGCCCGAACGAGCACGGCCTCGTCGACAGCTTCAACGCGTTCGCATCCGCGCGCTTCGCGGGCGGCTGAGGCGGGGCGCCGCCCCCGTCGTCCACGGAGCGGCATCGCGGCCATCGGCGCAGCTACAAAACCTCGAAGACGCTGTAGACCGGACCTTCGGCGAGGCGATGACCGAGGCCGACGGCGATGACGCCGTTCAGCCAGGCGTATCGCGGCGCCTCCGTCTCGAAGAGCGGCGCGATGCGGAAGTAATAGCTGGCGGGATCGACGGGCTCGCCCTTCTCCAGGCGGGCGATGACGTCGGCCGGCCCCCGGCGGATGCCGCGATAGGTCATGCCGATGAGCGCGTCGTCCGTCGTCTTCAGCACCAGCCGGACATCGAGGGTCGTGCTGCCGTCGCTGCGGACGGCCTGCCAGTCGCTGCCGCCGTCCAGCACCTCGCCGGACAGTCGCTCGCCCTCGAACAGTCCGCCCGGCACGACGCCGACACGGCGATAGGCGCCCGGCGTCGCACCGACCACCTGCAGCCTGCGCACGTCGAGGCGCATCACGAAGAGCGGCTTCGTCCGCACCTGCCGGAGCACGTCGGGAAGGTCGTCGAAGAGGTTGCTCGCCATGGCGGGGCTCCTTTCCCGGGCCGGCCGCCTGCCGGTCGGCCCGCGGCCCTGCCGGAAACGACGAGGGCGGGGCATCCACGACCTCCCGGGCGTGGCGCCGCGCTCCATCGGAACCGTCGGGAAGCAGCGTGTCCGCAGAAGCTTAGCGGCGGATTGTCCGGCTGAAAAAGACTTTGTAGGCTCGCAGGCATATCTCCCAGGCATGAGGCCGGACGTGGAGCTGCGCCACCTTCGGTATTTCGTCGCCGTCGCCGAGGAGGGCAGCCTCACGGTCGCGGCGGAGCGGCGCCTGCACACCGCCCAGCCGTCGCTGAGCCGCCAGATCCGGGACCTCGAGCGTGCGGTCGGCACGCCGCTGCTGGTGCGCAGCGCGCGCGGCGTCGAGCTGACCCCGTCGGGCCGGGTCTTCCTCGATCATGCCCGGCTGGCGCTGGCGCAGGTCGAGGCCGCCGTCGAAGCGGCGCGGCGGGCGGCCCGGCCGGACAAGCCGACGCTCGCCCTCGGCTTTCTCACCGGACAGGAGGTGGACTGGCTTGCGGAGGCCATGCGCATCCTGCGGGACGAACTGCCCAACATCGAGGTGACCGTCTCCAGCCAGCATTCGCCGGACCTCGCCCAGGCCCTGCTGCACGGCAGGCTCGACGTGGCGTTCATGCGCCCTGAGCCTGGGATGCCGGACCTCGACTATAAGCTTGTCCTCACGGAGCCGCTGATCGTGGTGCTGCCGAGCGATCACCGCCTGGCGTCGCAGGACGCCGTGGCGCTCCGGGATATCGTCGGGGAGACGTTCATCGGCATGTCGGGCACGGCACCGACGCTCCGGGCCATCATCGACGATTGTCTCCAGCGCTCCGGGCTCGACATCCCGCAGGCGCACCGGGTGGACAACCTGGCGATGGCGATATCGCTCGTCGCCTCGACCAGGGGCGTGGCGCTCCTGCCCGACTATGCCAGGAATTTTCTTCCCTGGGCCGTCACCAGCCGGCCGCTCGCCGGCGAGCGGCCGGCGATCGATCTGGTCGTCGGCTACAACAGGGCGAACGGCTCGCCGCTCCTCCGGCTGTTCCTGTCGCGCCTCGACCGGCTCGCGAAGCGAGCCTCGCCGGGCTAATCCAGGGTCTCGCGATAGAAATACACGGCGATGAAGCCGGTCAACAGGGCGAACACCGCGATGGGCCACAGCTCCGGCCAGATCTCCGCCAGCCCGTTGCCCTTGAGCAGCACGCCGCGGATGATCCGAAGCGCATGGGTGAGAGGCAGGATCTCCCCGAGCCATTGCGCCCAGACCGGCATGCCCTTGAAGGGAAACATGAAGCCTGAGAGCATCATCGAGGGCAGCAGCGTGAACTGCGCCATCTGCTGGGCCTGCATCTGCGTCGCCGAGATGGTGGAGAAGGTGAAGCCGAGCGCCAGGTTGCAGGCGATGAACAGGCCCAGCGCCAGGAAGAGCAGCGAGATCGATCCGCGCACGGGCAGGTGGAAGGCGAAGATCGAGATCGAGATGATCAGGATGATCTGCAGATAGCCGATGCCGATATAGGGCACGATCTTGCCCAGCATCACCTCCACCGGCCGCACCGGCATGGCGAGGAGGTTCTCCATCGTGCCGCGCTCGCGCTCCTTGGTGATGGAGAGCGTGGTGATGATCAGCGTGGAGAACACCAGGACGGTGCCGATCAGGCCGGGCACGATGTTCAGCACGGTGAGCTGCTCGGGGTTGTAGCGGGCATGCACCTGGAACTGGTAGGGCTGCGTGCCCGCGGACGAGCGCATGTTGGGCGGCAGGTCGCGATCGAAGATCGAGCCCAGCGACGACAGGGCGGCCGTGGCATTGCCGATGGCGGTGGGATCGGTGGCGTCGGCGTCGAGCAGGACCGAGGGGCTCTCGCCGCGGTCGATCGACCGGCCGAAATCGGGCGGGATGTTGAGCACGAAGATGACGTCGCCCCGGGCGATGGCCTGCTCGGCCTCCGCCTCCGTCCGCATCGGGATGAAGTCGTAATAGCCGGTATTCCTGAGGGCCTCGACCAGGGTGCGCTCATATTGGGAATGGTCGGCGGAGAGCAGGCCCGTCGGCAGATGCTTGGGATCGGAATTGATGGCGTAGCCGAACAGGAAGAGCTGCATCAGCGGCAGCACGATGATGAGGCGCAGCGTCATGGGATCGCGCCGCATCTGGGTCCATTCCTTGCGCAGCACGGCCATGAACCGCCCGAAGGAAAAGCCTGGCATCGTCACCCTCCGGACTGGCTGAGGAGATGGATGAAGACATCCTCCAGCCTGGGCTCGACTTCCTCCCAGTGAAGGGCGGCCGCCTCCGGCAGCGAGGCGATGGCCCGGCGCAGCGCCTCGCGATCGGAGCCGGCGACGTGGAGCGTGCGGCCGAACACGGCGGCCGCCTCCACGCCCGGCGTCTGGCGCAGGAGGCGGGAGGCCCGGTCGATGTCCCGGCCGGTGCCCTCGAAGGTGATGAGGCCGGCATTGGCGACCACCTCCGGCGCCGTGCCCTGCACCACGATGCGGCCGTTCGAGAGATAGACGATGCGCTGGCAGCGCTCGGCCTCGTCCATGTAGTGGGTCGAGACCAGCACGGTCAGCCCGCGTCCCGCCAGGTCGTGGATCATGTCCCAGAACTCGCGCCGGGCCTTGGCATCGACGCCGGCCGTCGGCTCGTCGAGAAGCAGCAGCTTCGGGTCGTGCAGGATGCAGGCCGAGAGCGCCAGGCGCTGCTTCCAGCCGCCGGAAAGCTGCCCGGCGAGCTGCGTGGCCCGGTCGGCGATGCCCATGCGCCGCATGACATCGGCGATGACGGCCTGACGATTGGCAATCTCGTAAAGCCGGGCGACGAATTCGAGGTTCTCCGCCACCGTGAGATCCTCGTAGAAGCTGAAGCGCTGGGTCATGTAGCCGACCTGGCGCCGGATCTTCAGCGGCTCCTTCAGGACGTCGAACCCCAGGCAGGTCCCCTCGCCGCCGTCCGGCGTGAGCAGGCCGCAGAGCATGCGGATCGTCGTCGTCTTGCCCGAGCCGTTGGCGCCGAGGAAGCCGCAGATCTCGCCGGTGGGGACCTGCAGGGTGAGGTCCTCCACCACCTTGCGCTCGCCGAAGCTCTTGCGCAGATGGCGGACGTCGATCGCGAGGGACGGCCCTGCATCCGCGCTCATGGCTGGCCTGCCCGTTCCGGCGGGCTGCCCGCGGGGTGCACGTCGACGGGTTGGCCGGGCTTGAGCAGCATCGCCTGATCCGGCCGCGGCCGGGCCTCGATGAGGTAGACCAGCTTCGCCCGGGTCGATTCGCTGTAGATGATCGGCGGGGTATATTGCGGCTGCGGCGCCACGAAGCTGATGGTGCCGGTCAGGCCGGCCGGGCAATTGTCGCAGCGGATCGACACGCTGTCGCCGCGATGCAGATGGGCGAGATCGGGCTCCGGGACGAAGAAGCGGACGAAGATGTTGGCCGGCGGCAGCAGCGAGACGACGGGCGCTCCCGCCGCCATCGTCTCGCCCGGCAGGGCCAGCGTGTCGGCGACGCGGCCGCCGACGGGAGCGGCGACGTGGCGCTGGTCGAACCGCCACTGCGCCTGCGCCAGGGCGGCCCTGGCGGCGCTCACGGCTGCCTCCGCGGCGGCGATCTCGCCCGGCCGGCCCATCGGGGCCTTGATCTGGACCAGCGCAGCCTCGGCCACCGCGACCCGCGCCACGGCGGAGGTGGCGGCCGCCCGCAGCTGATCGATGTTCTGGAAGGTGGTGTTGCCGCTCTTGAGCAGGGTTTCAGCCCGCTGCAGGTCGGCCTGCGCCCGCTCGCGCGTCGCAATGGCATCGGCGAGGTTGGCTTCGGCCTGGTTGATCTCGGTCTCCTTGCCGCCGGCCTGCAGATTGGTGAGCTGGGCCTGGGCCTGGTCGAGCTGATGGCGCGCCTGGTCGACGGCGGCGCTGTCCTGGCTGTCGTCCTGGGCGAAGAGCGGGTCCCCCTGCTTCACCTCGTCGCCGCGGCCCACGGAGAGGGCGACCAGCGTGCCCTGCTGCGTCGGCCCGACCTTGACGTAGTCGGCCTCGGCATAGCCCTGCCATCCGGGGGCGGCCTCGTTGCCCCCGAACTCCCAGAACAGCGCCGCGCCTGCGATCAGCAGCGCGA
This region of Labrys wisconsinensis genomic DNA includes:
- a CDS encoding flavin reductase codes for the protein MAAARRKTRDSFVEPAAFRSAMRELAAGVTIVTSGVGLHRRGLTATAVCSLSVEPPTLLACINREAECHRVILEHGMFCVNVLGAAGEALAARFAGRDGVRGAERFLHGDWGTLTTGAPVLGNAVAAFDCSLLEVLDGGTHSICIGRVEAVAVGASQPALVYRAGLFAHVHPAGAVASRTESKAQETP
- a CDS encoding VOC family protein, coding for MTRLPRLQNVFYGVTDMPRARRFYEALFAPALKYADGERWIQYDAGGSPFALAGAGEAHASMMGAAAVFEVGDLTACEALVSQSGGTVLEARDMGAHGTTLVVRDPEGNVVHLWSRAPRANAVA
- a CDS encoding dihydrodipicolinate synthase family protein, whose product is MSLNTSARGVYAIAPTPFHADGRIDHGSIDRMTDFYAEAGCSGITVLGLMGEAPKLEPEESVAIAEQVIRRSTLPVVVGVSAPGFAPMRRLARRSMESGAAGVMIAPPPALRSDEQIVGYFSQAVEAIGTDIPWVLQDYPLSLGVVMSPGVIARIVAEIPSCVMLKHEDWPGLEKISTLRSLQATGRMRALSILCGNGGLFLDLETGRGADGAMTGYSFPEALVDLVRLAAAGERDRAHDLFDAHLPLIRCEQQPSIGLAVRKYLLMRRGILASDTQRKPSVCLTARAIAEIDYLAARLARHDERAGVFLQG
- a CDS encoding SDR family NAD(P)-dependent oxidoreductase, whose protein sequence is MTTLSGKTALVTGASRGIGRAAALALAEGGAQVLVHYGQAKAEAEAVVAEIRRAGGRADALAADLAAPDGPHGLASRVRAVVGDRLDILVANAGVSKAASIEETTVEDFDRLFAVNVRAPFFLVQQLLPILHEGSSIVLVSSLAARAAVGTLYAYAATKGAVDTLVRHFAAALGPRGIRVNAVAPGVVQTDMSSFTRTEAGRDFTLGIQALKRLAEPDDVGGVIAFLASDQARWITGDTIRVDGGSKL
- a CDS encoding LysR family transcriptional regulator — protein: MTTAFASSPPCRHERARLAGGLRSCPCIGCINRRGPGRAGPLREEPRVLIKDTFALRLYTRVARLGSFSAAARECGLSQSQASRIVADLEAELGVRLLSRTTRAVVPTEAGSEFLARVEPILAALDEAEHSVREGGELRGLVRMSMPTSFGIRDVIPRLAAFADRYPDLHIQIQLADRRQDLVREPSMSRCGSAVCPIRPRRQSSSP
- a CDS encoding substrate binding domain-containing protein, with product MPDSTATAKLIAMIPRVVVASPGYLARRGMPETPEDLVRHRIVGGSAAAVPTAWRFERDGRDAAIKLEPHFSTDENEGAIAAAVAGFGITSTSGWACRRELEDGSLVRLLPAWTLAGIPVHAYFPMGRATRAAARAAIDHLVAAFERMPSDMPP
- a CDS encoding nuclear transport factor 2 family protein; translated protein: MPRTTPEQNKALVLEAFDTLFNRRDYAAAERFWSDRYIQHSAHIAPGREGLFSLVRTLPATLKYENQLILAEGDHVIAHGRFSGNGRVAAWVAADVVRMEDGKLAEHWDVLQDEATRAQSVSGLPMFGDRFPG
- a CDS encoding SDR family oxidoreductase, producing MKLTGNTIFITGGGSGIGRGLAEALHERGNTVIISGRRRANLDAVVAANPGMAAVELDIADPASIDAVAAGLIADHPDLNVLINNAGIMLPDQAAGRIDDKLLVDTVTTNLVGPIRMTSALVEHLRARNDAVIAYTSSVLGFVPMAATAVYSATKAALHSYALSQRFLLKGTGVRVLEIAPPWVRTDLMNSREAEEAMPLDQFIAQTMAVLGTDADEILVEGAKAFRANVGPNEHGLVDSFNAFASARFAGG
- a CDS encoding DUF3237 domain-containing protein → MASNLFDDLPDVLRQVRTKPLFVMRLDVRRLQVVGATPGAYRRVGVVPGGLFEGERLSGEVLDGGSDWQAVRSDGSTTLDVRLVLKTTDDALIGMTYRGIRRGPADVIARLEKGEPVDPASYYFRIAPLFETEAPRYAWLNGVIAVGLGHRLAEGPVYSVFEVL
- a CDS encoding LysR family transcriptional regulator translates to MELRHLRYFVAVAEEGSLTVAAERRLHTAQPSLSRQIRDLERAVGTPLLVRSARGVELTPSGRVFLDHARLALAQVEAAVEAARRAARPDKPTLALGFLTGQEVDWLAEAMRILRDELPNIEVTVSSQHSPDLAQALLHGRLDVAFMRPEPGMPDLDYKLVLTEPLIVVLPSDHRLASQDAVALRDIVGETFIGMSGTAPTLRAIIDDCLQRSGLDIPQAHRVDNLAMAISLVASTRGVALLPDYARNFLPWAVTSRPLAGERPAIDLVVGYNRANGSPLLRLFLSRLDRLAKRASPG
- a CDS encoding ABC transporter permease gives rise to the protein MPGFSFGRFMAVLRKEWTQMRRDPMTLRLIIVLPLMQLFLFGYAINSDPKHLPTGLLSADHSQYERTLVEALRNTGYYDFIPMRTEAEAEQAIARGDVIFVLNIPPDFGRSIDRGESPSVLLDADATDPTAIGNATAALSSLGSIFDRDLPPNMRSSAGTQPYQFQVHARYNPEQLTVLNIVPGLIGTVLVFSTLIITTLSITKERERGTMENLLAMPVRPVEVMLGKIVPYIGIGYLQIILIISISIFAFHLPVRGSISLLFLALGLFIACNLALGFTFSTISATQMQAQQMAQFTLLPSMMLSGFMFPFKGMPVWAQWLGEILPLTHALRIIRGVLLKGNGLAEIWPELWPIAVFALLTGFIAVYFYRETLD
- a CDS encoding ABC transporter ATP-binding protein gives rise to the protein MSADAGPSLAIDVRHLRKSFGERKVVEDLTLQVPTGEICGFLGANGSGKTTTIRMLCGLLTPDGGEGTCLGFDVLKEPLKIRRQVGYMTQRFSFYEDLTVAENLEFVARLYEIANRQAVIADVMRRMGIADRATQLAGQLSGGWKQRLALSACILHDPKLLLLDEPTAGVDAKARREFWDMIHDLAGRGLTVLVSTHYMDEAERCQRIVYLSNGRIVVQGTAPEVVANAGLITFEGTGRDIDRASRLLRQTPGVEAAAVFGRTLHVAGSDREALRRAIASLPEAAALHWEEVEPRLEDVFIHLLSQSGG
- a CDS encoding HlyD family secretion protein, giving the protein MRRSLIVSIVALLIAGAALFWEFGGNEAAPGWQGYAEADYVKVGPTQQGTLVALSVGRGDEVKQGDPLFAQDDSQDSAAVDQARHQLDQAQAQLTNLQAGGKETEINQAEANLADAIATRERAQADLQRAETLLKSGNTTFQNIDQLRAAATSAVARVAVAEAALVQIKAPMGRPGEIAAAEAAVSAARAALAQAQWRFDQRHVAAPVGGRVADTLALPGETMAAGAPVVSLLPPANIFVRFFVPEPDLAHLHRGDSVSIRCDNCPAGLTGTISFVAPQPQYTPPIIYSESTRAKLVYLIEARPRPDQAMLLKPGQPVDVHPAGSPPERAGQP